A segment of the Streptomyces diastaticus subsp. diastaticus genome:
GAAGTACACGGTCCAGGAGGGCGAGGACCGCTCGACCGAGATGTGCATGGCTCCGGCGACGACCCGTCCGCCCAGCTCGAAGAAGCCGTAGCCGCTCGCCTCCGGCCGCTCGGAGGGGCGGAAGGTCCAGCCGAACAGGGCGCTGTAGAAGTAGGTCGCCGCGCCGGGGTCGGGGGTGCCGAGGTCGAGCCAGTTCGGCACCCCGTCGACATAGCGGGTGGTGAGCATGGGTGAGCTCCTTCGTCGGGCCCCGCCGTCGTCACCGGGCCCCTCGCGTGGTCCTGCCACGAGTCTGGCACCGGGGTGCCGGGCGCGCCGCCCGGAAGGCGCCGAACGGGAGGGTGCGGCGGCGTTCAGTCGTCCTCGGCCCGCAGGTGGGCCAGGACGGCCAGGACACGGCGGTTGCCCTCGGCCGGGTCGAGGTCCAGCTTCATGAATATGTTGCCGGCGTGCTTCACCACGGACGCCTCGGTGATGTGCAGCCGCCGGGCGATCGACTGGTTGTTGCGCCCCTCCGCCATGACGGCGAGGACCTCGCGCTCGCGCGGGGTGAGGCGGCTCAGCGGCCGGCTCGCCGTCCGCTGCGCGAGCAGCACCCGGACCACCTCGGGGTCGACGACCGTCTGCCCGTCGGCGACCCGCCGCAGGCTGTCCATGAACTCCGCGACCTCGCCCACCCGGTCCTTGAGAAGGTATCCGAGCCCGCCCCCGTCCCGGCCACCGCCGAGCAACTGGGTGGCGTACGCCGTCGCGACGTACTGGGAGAGGACCAGTACGGGCAGCCGCTGGTGCCGCGAGCGCAGCGCGAGGGCGGCCCGCAGGCCCTCGTCACGGTAGCCGGGCGGCATCCGGACATCGGTGAGGACGATGTCGGGCCGGTGCTCGTCGACGGCGCGGGCCAGCTCCGTGGCGTCGCCGACCGCGGCCACCACCCGGTGGCCGCCCCGGTCGAGGAGTTCGGCCAGGCCCGCCCGGAGCAGGACGGCGTCCTCGGCGAGGACTACACGGAGCACGGGACCTCCACCCGGAGCTGGGTCGGACCGCCGGCCGGGCTGGAGACCGACAGCCGGCCCCGCAGGATCGCGAGCCGGTCCGCCAGCCCCGTCAGACCGGTGCCCGCGGCGGGATCGGCCCCGCCCCTGCCGTCGTCGGTGATCAGCAGGAGGAACCGGCCCCGGGCCATTCTCCCCTCTATCCCGATCTTCGTGGCACCGCTGTGCTTCACCGCGTTGGCCAGCGCCTCCGTCACCGTGAAGTAGGCGGTCGTCTCCACCAGGGCGGGCAGCCGGTGCGGCAGGTCGATGGCGACGGCGACCGGGACGGGGACGCGCTCGGCGATCTCGGCCACGGCGGCGGCGAGCCCGTGGTCGGTGAGCACCTGCGGGTGGATGCCCCGGATCAGGTCCCGCAGCTGGCCCAGCGCGCGCAGGGCCTCCCCCCGGCCCCGGGTCACCAGCGCGGCCGCCCTGGAGTCGGTGTCGGCCAGTTCCATCTCGGCGAGCCCCAAGGTCATGGTGAGCGCCACCAGTTGCTGCTGGGCGCCGTCGTGGAGGTCGCGCTCGATCCTGCGCCGTTCGGCCTCGAAGGCGTCGGCGAGCCGCACCCGGGAGCGGGTCAGCTCCAGGACGCGCCTGGTCAGTCCGGAGTCGCGGGGGCCGAGCAGGAACCAGGCCGTACGCACCTGCGCCACGGCCAGCCAGCCGGCGGCGTAGGCGGCCAGGGCCAGGCCGGCGGCGCCCAGGAGGGTGAACGGCCAGGCGGAGAGCGGTCCGGGGATCGCCTGGCCGGGGATCACCATGACGGTCTCGGGGGCGAGCGCCCACACCACCACGGGGGTCGCAAGGAGGATCGCCGAGAGGCCCGCGAGGGCGAGCACGCCGAGCCCGGCGCAGGGGAAGACGGTCGCCAGGAGGGCCGCGTACCCCAGTTCACGCCAGGTGGCGCGTTCCCCGACCCGGTGGCGCAGCCGCCGCCAGGGGTCGTGGGCGGCGGGGGGTTCGTGCGGGTCGGCGAGCGCGGCCGGCTCCACCAGCCGCAGCCGCCGCCGTTCCACCGCCGCCACGCGGATGC
Coding sequences within it:
- a CDS encoding sensor histidine kinase; the encoded protein is MSVTEGVGGASGAAERRHPAVRVALRSPGRFLLSAWPLRCWLHVLGGVLFGAVVLALLVAAVSLGVVLSAVGVGLLVLAAVPPLGIRVAAVERRRLRLVEPAALADPHEPPAAHDPWRRLRHRVGERATWRELGYAALLATVFPCAGLGVLALAGLSAILLATPVVVWALAPETVMVIPGQAIPGPLSAWPFTLLGAAGLALAAYAAGWLAVAQVRTAWFLLGPRDSGLTRRVLELTRSRVRLADAFEAERRRIERDLHDGAQQQLVALTMTLGLAEMELADTDSRAAALVTRGRGEALRALGQLRDLIRGIHPQVLTDHGLAAAVAEIAERVPVPVAVAIDLPHRLPALVETTAYFTVTEALANAVKHSGATKIGIEGRMARGRFLLLITDDGRGGADPAAGTGLTGLADRLAILRGRLSVSSPAGGPTQLRVEVPCSV
- a CDS encoding response regulator transcription factor, with the translated sequence MLRVVLAEDAVLLRAGLAELLDRGGHRVVAAVGDATELARAVDEHRPDIVLTDVRMPPGYRDEGLRAALALRSRHQRLPVLVLSQYVATAYATQLLGGGRDGGGLGYLLKDRVGEVAEFMDSLRRVADGQTVVDPEVVRVLLAQRTASRPLSRLTPREREVLAVMAEGRNNQSIARRLHITEASVVKHAGNIFMKLDLDPAEGNRRVLAVLAHLRAEDD